In one window of Myxococcus stipitatus DNA:
- a CDS encoding transposase family protein gives MREKRGPQEVVRTRVGVKSWAAQLPSVSAVRPASCAACGAASRPVGGPLGLHGHGSRSRQVRGPLEAGASPVLVELRVRRYRCRRCGVSQTVVPSEVLGRKLYSLAAVAWALALWGLESLTAAAVRRRVSPWAVVGPGSVGRWDSLCRWAGEARVGKLLCCVRPAPTDWTARAVAARAATTVAAFALPATGPPSLSACAFRGAERAH, from the coding sequence GTGAGAGAGAAGCGAGGCCCCCAAGAAGTCGTACGGACGCGCGTCGGCGTCAAGTCCTGGGCTGCACAGCTGCCGTCCGTCTCGGCGGTACGTCCGGCGAGCTGCGCCGCGTGCGGCGCGGCGAGCCGCCCTGTGGGAGGGCCTCTGGGGCTTCATGGGCACGGAAGCCGGAGCCGCCAGGTACGCGGGCCGCTGGAGGCCGGCGCGTCGCCCGTCCTCGTGGAGTTGCGTGTGCGACGCTACCGCTGCCGTAGGTGTGGCGTGTCGCAGACGGTCGTGCCCTCGGAGGTGCTGGGCAGGAAGCTGTATTCGCTCGCGGCCGTCGCCTGGGCGCTCGCCCTGTGGGGTCTCGAGTCGCTGACAGCCGCGGCGGTACGCCGACGCGTCAGTCCGTGGGCCGTGGTGGGACCCGGGAGCGTCGGGCGCTGGGACTCCCTCTGCCGCTGGGCCGGGGAGGCCAGAGTCGGGAAACTGCTGTGCTGCGTGCGGCCAGCGCCCACGGACTGGACGGCGCGAGCAGTGGCCGCACGAGCGGCGACGACAGTCGCCGCCTTCGCACTCCCGGCGACGGGACCGCCATCGCTGTCCGCTTGCGCGTTCCGGGGCGCCGAGCGCGCACACTGA